A region of Toxorhynchites rutilus septentrionalis strain SRP chromosome 1, ASM2978413v1, whole genome shotgun sequence DNA encodes the following proteins:
- the LOC129775962 gene encoding hydroxysteroid dehydrogenase-like protein 2, with amino-acid sequence MINTGKLAGRTIFITGASRGIGKAIALKAAQDGANIVVAAKTAEPHPKLPGTIYTAAAEIEAAGGKALPCVVDVRDENAVRAAVRSAVDKFGGIDILVNNASAISLTPTEQTDMKRYDLMHNINTRGTFLVSKECIPYLKKSNHAHILNISPPLNLNPVWFGNHVAYTMAKYGMSMCVLGMSREFKNDNIAVNALWPRTAIYTAAMEMLTGKESDQFSRKPEIMSDAAYAVLCREPKNCTGNFLIDDEVLKAEGIVDMNQYACVPENADKLMPDFFLDVGPEKLVEFAAEGSHAASLKQSTAAVGKIEGLFQKIESLLSEEIVKKTGAIYEFNVKGDEAGLWFADLKNGTGKVGKGKSPVSVDATLTMDSKHFFDMFSGKLKPASAFMTGKLKISGDLQKAMKLEKLMGGLKSKL; translated from the exons ATGATTAATACAGG GAAATTGGCTGGACGCACTATTTTCATCACCGGCGCTTCAAGAGGGATCGGAAAAGCAATTGCGCTCAAAGCGGCACAGGATGGGGCAAATATAGTTGTTgcagctaaaactgccgaaccGCATCCGAAACTGCCGGGAACAATATACACTGCTGCAGCTGAAA TCGAAGCTGCCGGTGGCAAAGCATTGCCGTGTGTGGTAGATGTCCGCGATGAGAATGCTGTCCGAGCGGCAGTCAGGAGCGCGGTGGATAAATTCGGTGGTATTGATATTCTTGTAAATAACGCCAGCGCTATATCGCTCACTCCAACCGAACAAACCGACATGAAACGTTATGATTTGATGCACAACATCAACACGCGCGGTACCTTCCTGGT CTCCAAGGAGTGCATTCCATATCTGAAGAAAAGCAACCACGCTCATATACTCAATATTTCTCCTCCGCTTAATCTGAATCCCGTCTGGTTTGGCAATCACGTGGCCTACACAATGGCTAAGTATGGTATGTCGATGTGTGTCCTGGGCATGTCTCGTGAGTTCAAAAACGATAACATTGCGGTGAATGCCCTGTGGCCAAGAACAGCTATTTACACAGCGGCTATGGAAATGCTCACCGGTAAAGAAAGCGATCAGTTTTCGCGCAAGCCAGAGATTATGAGCGATGCTGCGTATGCAGTGCTCTGTAGGGAACCGAAAAATTGCACAGGCAATTTTCTTATCgatgatgaggttttgaaagcGGAAGGTATTGTCGACATGAATCAGTACGCTTGTGTTCCCGAAAATGCTGACAAGCTTATGCCGGACTTCTTCCTGGACGTCGGTCCAGAAAAGTTAGTCGAATTCGCAGCCGAAGGAAGCCATGCTGCGTCGCTCAAGCAATCGACTGCTGCTGTGGGGAAAATTGAGGGCCTGTTCCAGAAAATCGAATCATTGTTGAGTGAAGAAATTGTTAAGAAAACAGGAGCAATCTACGAGTTCAATGTGAAAGGGGACGAAGCAGGGTTGTGGTTTGCGGACCTCAAAAACGGAACCGGGAAGGTCGGAAAAGGTAAATCGCCAGTCAGTGTGGATGCCACGCTCACCATGGACTCCAAACACTTCTTCGATATGTTCAGCGGAAAACTGAAGCCGGCTAGTGCATTTATGACAGGGAAGTTGAAGATTTCGGGCGATTTGCAAAAAGCGATGAAGCTTGAGAAATTAATGGGTGGTCTAAAATCTaagttgtga